A stretch of Henckelia pumila isolate YLH828 chromosome 4, ASM3356847v2, whole genome shotgun sequence DNA encodes these proteins:
- the LOC140860338 gene encoding cell number regulator 6-like: MEEEVKHASAYVKLKRDQVPLEDITPGELNQPVDVPQLHVQKCNECGQPLPESYRAPADEPWSNGIFSCAQDTESCWTGLFCPCVLFGRNFEQVRDDATWTGPCMCHAVFVEGGLALAAATAALHGFIDPGTTCLIWEGLFFSWWMCGIYTGLVRQSLQKKYHLENSPCDPCMVHCCMHWCAICQEHREMKARLEDDSIMPMAIVNPPPVQEMNASGDRQDSASPSRNDTERVTVEMQAL; this comes from the exons ATGGAGGAGGAAGTGAAACACGCGTCTGCGTATGTGAAGTTGAAGAGGGATCAGGTGCCGCTTGAAGACATTACTCCCGGAGAGCTTAATCAGCCCGTTGATGTTCCTCAG CTGCACGTTCAAAAATGCAACGAATGTGGACAGCCTTTACCAGAAAGCTATCGAGCCCCTGCAGATGAACCTTGGAGTAATGGGATTTTTTCATGTGCTCAGGATACAGAAAGTT GCTGGACAGGACTATTTTGTCCCTGCGTTTTGTTTGGTCGTAACTTTGAACAAGTGAGAGACGACGCAACATGGACTGGGCCCTGCATGTGTCATGCCGTGTTTGTGGAGGGTGGCCTAGCACTTGCTGCAGCAACAGCAGCCCTACATGGTTTTATCGACCCTGGGACTACCTGCCTCATTTGGGAGGGTTTGTTTTTCAGTTGGTGGATGTGTGGAATATACACTGGCCTTGTACGACAGTCATTGCAGAAGAAATACCATCTGGAG AACTCGCCTTGCGACCCTTGCATGGTGCATTGCTGTATGCATTGGTGTGCAATCTGCCAGGAGCACAGAGAGATGAAGGCTCGCCTAGAAGATGATTCCATAATGCCAATGGCCATTGTGAATCCGCCTCCGGTTCAAGAAATGAATGCTTCTGGTGATAGACAGGATTCGGCATCGCCCTCTAGGAATGATACCGAGCGAGTTACTGTAGAGATGCAAGCTTTATAG
- the LOC140894345 gene encoding NADPH-dependent aldo-keto reductase, chloroplastic: MRDNYQILNNGMAIPTIGMGTYSPENDRRTTENAVKMAIKMGYCHFDTAQIYGSEPALGNALNRAISNGLVEREDLFVTSKLWGSNHHDPVSALEQTLNNLGMEYVDMFLVHWPVRLKPWVFTPLPNEEDFEQLDLETTWEGMERCLELGLCRGIGVSNFSCTKIERLLDYASVIPAVNQVEMHPMWKQSKLRAFCKDYNIHVSAYSALGGPGNYWGSTAVVQNPIIQSIAHKHNATPAQVALRWGLSKGVSVIAKSFSKERLKENIGALDLELEDEDLLEIEQMEQWKIMRGEYYVNQTTSPYRTIQDLWDGEI; the protein is encoded by the exons ATGAGAGACAATTATCAGATATTGAATAATGGAATGGCCATACCAACAATTGGTATGGGGACTTACTCCCCCGAAAATGATAGAAGAACCACTGAAAATGCTGTCAAAATGGCCATCAAG ATGGGATACTGCCATTTTGACACTGCTCAAATATACGGCTCCGAACCGGCTTTGGGAAATGCCTTGAACAGAGCAATCTCCAATGGTCTTGTTGAAAGAGAGGACCTTTTTGTCACGTCCAAACTATGGGGAAGTAACCACCATGACCCTGTTTCAGCCCTTGAACAAACTTTAAA CAATCTTGGGATGGAATACGTCGATATGTTCTTGGTGCATTGGCCTGTGAGATTGAAGCCATGGGTTTTTACCCCTTTGCCAAATGAAGAAGATTTCGAGCAACTAGACCTTGAGACAACATGGGAAGGAATGGAAAGATGTCTGGAATTGGGTTTGTGTAGAGGAATTGGTGTAAGCAACTTCTCTTGTACAAAGATAGAGAGGCTCTTGGATTATGCATCAGTCATTCCTGCTGTCAATCAG GTGGAAATGCATCCAATGTGGAAGCAAAGTAAACTGAGGGCATTTTGCAAAGATTACAATATCCATGTAAGTGCATATTCAGCCCTTGGTGGACCAGGCAATTATTGGGGTTCAACTGCAGTGGTTCAAAATCCCATTATTCAATCCATTGCTCATAAGCACAATGCCACCCCAGCTCAG GTTGCTCTGAGATGGGGATTGTCTAAGGGGGTAAGCGTAATCGCGAAGAGTTTCAGCAAAGAAAGGTTGAAGGAGAACATAGGAGCCCTTGATCTCGAGCTAGAAGACGAAGATTTACTTGAAATCGAGCAGATGGAGCAATGGAAAATAATGAGGGGGGAGTA
- the LOC140860670 gene encoding probable aquaporin TIP5-1, with amino-acid sequence MASLGSRLQHSITPFALRSYLAEFISTFIFVFAAVGSTMASRRMMVDAAPADSSSLVANAVATAFALSVAVYISANISGGHVNPAVTFGMAIGGHISVPMTIFYWIVQMLGSVMACLLLKTITISKHVPVHGIAEEMTGFGAAILEGVMTFALVYTVYAASDPKKGPTGAIGPLAIGLIAGANVLASGPFTGGSMNPACSFGAAVVGGRFKNHAVYWVGPLIGGAVAGIIYDNVVFPAELRGVPEGLGGV; translated from the exons ATGGCGTCACTCGGATCCCGCTTGCAACATTCGATAACTCCCTTTGCACTAAGATCATATCTGGCCGAGTTCATCTCAACCTTCATCTTCGTTTTTGCTGCCGTCGGCTCCACCATGGCTTCCA GGCGGATGATGGTGGATGCGGCGCCGGCCGATTCTTCCAGCCTGGTGGCCAATGCGGTGGCTACTGCCTTTGCATTATCAGTCGCGGTGTATATCTCCGCCAACATCTCCGGCGGTCACGTGAATCCGGCCGTCACATTCGGCATGGCGATTGGGGGACACATTTCGGTTCCCATGACTATATTTTATTGGATTGTTCAAATGCTTGGCTCTGTCATGGCATGCCTTTTGCTGAAAACCATCACCATTAGCAAG CATGTTCCGGTGCATGGAATCGCGGAAGAGATGACGGGATTCGGCGCAGCCATACTCGAAGGTGTGATGACATTTGCGTTGGTCTACACGGTCTACGCAGCTTCTGACCCCAAGAAGGGTCCGACCGGAGCGATTGGGCCGCTGGCGATCGGACTCATAGCCGGGGCCAATGTACTCGCATCCGGGCCCTTCACAGGAGGGTCGATGAACCCGGCATGCTCCTTCGGCGCAGCCGTCGTTGGAGGGCGTTTCAAGAACCATGCGGTGTACTGGGTCGGACCTTTGATCGGAGGCGCGGTAGCCGGGATTATTTACGATAATGTAGTGTTCCCTGCCGAGTTAAGGGGCGTTCCTGAAGGCCTTGGTGGGGTTTGA
- the LOC140864721 gene encoding cell number regulator 6-like, whose translation MADGVKYVKLKENQAPLEKITAPGERYQSVDVPQPSPERFPDPEGEPWTTGIFECAQDTESCMMGLFCPCVLFGRNVAQVRDNCTWIAPCIFHAVYVEGGVALAAAFLAGLQSVLAPRTSGCILEVLVFGWMMSGLCTSTVRDSLEERYLLERWPCDACVVHSYAHWCAICQEHRELKARLAAGDADIPMIMLSPPPVQEMNAANVEVRAL comes from the exons ATGGCGGATGGAGTGAAGTATGTGAAGTTGAAGGAAAATCAAGCGCCTCTTGAAAAGATTACTGCTCCCGGTGAGCGTTATCAGTCTGTAGACGTTCCTCAg CCTTCACCAGAAAGGTTTCCAGATCCTGAAGGCGAACCTTGGACCACTGGGATCTTTGAATGTGCTCAAGATACAGAAAGTT GCATGATGGGACTATTTTGTCCCTGTGTTTTGTTCGGTCGCAACGTTGCACAAGTGAGGGACAACTGTACGTGGATCGCGCCCTGCATTTTTCACGCGGTGTATGTGGAGGGTGGCGTAGCACTTGCTGCAGCATTCTTAGCCGGTCTACAAAGTGTCCTTGCCCCGCGGACTTCCGGCTGCATTTTGGAGGTCTTGGTTTTTGGTTGGATGATGTCTGGACTATGCACAAGCACCGTAAGAGATTCGTTAGAGGAAAGATACCTTCTCGAG AGATGGCCTTGCGACGCTTGCGTGGTGCATAGCTATGCGCATTGGTGTGCCATCTGCCAGGAGCACAGAGAGTTGAAGGCTCGCTTAGCAGCAGGTGATGCCGATATACCGATGATCATGTTGAGCCCGCCTCCGGTTCAGGAAATGAACGCAGCTAACGTAGAGGTGCGAGCTTTATAG